The sequence CAACAATATAGAGATAACGCCTAGGGTTGCAGTCACCTCTGCACCATCACAACGGCGTCCGGTTTTGCGATTTTCAGGTTTATGAAATTTATCTCTACAGCAGCCCTATTGACCCTGGGGTTGGGTGCCATGTTTCCCACCTTGGCCCAGACTGTGCCTATGCAAGCGCTACATCAGCAGAATGACATCACGATTTCTGGCACTGTTGGCCGAGTTGTGGGCTACAGTTTTACCCTCAACAATGGCCCTGACGAAATTATGGTGGAAGCCAGCCCTCGTTGGTACCAGCCCATTACAGTTGTCCCCGGTGAGCAACTGATCGTAGTGGGTGAATACACCAACGGTGGGTTTGAGGCCCACCGCATTACCCGTGCCAACGGTGACGTCATCAGCATGCGCTAACGCGAGACCCTAGGGTTCTTTTGCAAACTGTCAAAAAAATTTGGCTTATCCCAGAAGAACCCTGGGGTCTAACCTCGCTAAAATAATCTCCCCTGCTGCGCGTCCCCTAATGCCGATTGCGCTGTGCCGGAAGACGCCAGGCGATCGGCGTAGCGGGTAGTTTCGGGCAGGCGGTATTTTGTGGTGCATCGCAACACTAGGTCAATTGCGGTTTTGAGCGTTGTGTAGTGGCCAGGGGAAATGTACAGCGGTTTGGTGTTGGCGCGGTTGCGGAGAACGGCCCCAATCTGCTCACCCCGATCGATCAGCGGTACCCAGGTGCCTTTGTCGGTAGGTACTTCGATGTGAGTGCCCACTAGGCGCGACTTGGCTACGCCAACGGTGGGGCGATCGCACAACAACCCCAAATGTGACGCAATCCCCAACCGTCGGGGGTGCGCGATGCCTTGACCATCGCAGAGAATCACATCCGGCTCGGTGTTGAGCTGGGCCAGCGCCGCCAGCACCGCAGGCACTTCTCGAAACGACAGCAGCCCCGGCACGTAGGGAAAGACGGTCGGCTGCCGCACCAACACCTCATCCACCGGGGTCAAGTCTGGGAACGACAGCACCACTACGGCGGCGCGAGTGGTTTCGCCCCCATCCTCAAACCCGGCATCGACCCCGGCAACGTAGCGAATCGGGTCGGGCAGGCGGTCTTGGAGAATGATCTGAGGTGCAAGGGTTTGTTGGAGTGCGATCGCCTCGGCAAGCGTCGTCGGCCAGCGTTCTGGAAACTGAATCTGCATAGGCAAAGCCTTCGTTACGCCGTAGCCTCTACCTTGCCGCAGATGTCATAGCGAAAACAATGATCGTTAGAAGGAGACGCAAATAACTGGGTATGCATGTGATTACGCGTAAGCGGCTCAACGAGTTTGCCGCACTGCATCCGAATACACGCAATGCTCTTGCTCAGTGGTACAGGATCGTCAAAGAGAATAACTTCTCTAATTTCGCTGAACTTCGACAGCTCATTCCATCGGCTGATCAAGTTGGGAGATTAACGGTTTTCAATATTGGAGGCAACAAAGCCCAGCTGGTTGCAGCTATTCACTACAATCGAAGTAAAGTTTACATTTGAGCCATATTGACTCACGCAGAATACGACGAAGGGAGATGGAAAGAATGATTCAGAGTATTAATCTCGATCAGACTATTGCTGCTTGGCGACCCATGGCCAACACGATATTCGTTCCCCGTACTAATGAGCAATATGAGCGCCTGGTAACCTTACTAGACGGTCTGATCGATCAGGTGGGCGAAGATGAAGAACATCCTCTTGCTTCAATGATGGATGTAGTTGGTGCCTTAATTGAGAACTATGAAACAAAGTATGTTCCTGTGCTAGAAGAGGTTGCCTAGCGGTATGCCTTGACCCAAATCATGGAAAATTTTAAGTCCTTGCAACTCCCACGCCTAGGATAGTGCTAATTTCTTTGGCCTGTGCCGACCAAACTCTATAACTCGAACCTTACCCCTCCAACTTTCGCATGTTGGGGTAATCGTGCCCTTATCCACCTAGTGGTTATGACGAGAGGAAGGTGCCTTCTACGCTTGGCCCTAAAACACGCTGGAATCGGTGCTGAGTGCTGACCAGCTTCAGGCTCTGGCTGCGGCCTTCAGCGTTACTCCAGCGGGCAACTTTGAGGGGCAGATCGTGCTGCAAAGAACTGATCCAGGTCCCCTCTCTGGCGAGGTAGAAGCGGCTCTCGATCAGCTGTTCACCCTGCGCTACGGCACCCCATCGGCAGAGCTGAGCACTTTCCACCCGGCCCCGGACAACCAGGCGGCTAAAACCCAGACCGGGCCGGGGCGCATTCCCCCCGTCACCGACACCAAGCTCATTGTGGCCTGGTTGGTGCATTGCGGTGGTGCAGCAGTAATGGGCGATCGCGCCATCTACCTACCGCCTAATGACACCCTACCCCCCATCCCCTAACCCCATGCACAATCCAGATTTGTATCAGGTGCTCTGCGATCGCATTCACCAATCGCCCCAGGGCCGCATCCCCTTTGCCGAGTTTATGGAGCTGGCGCTGTACCATCCCCAGGGTGGCTACTACACCACTAAAGAGGCCATTCTGGGGTTCGAAGGAGATTTTGTTACCTCGGCCCACTTGGGCCACGACTTTGGCGAGCTGCTGGCCACCCAATTTGCCGAAATGTGGGAACACCTGGGCCGTCCCCAGCCCTTTTCTTTGGTGGAGATGGGTGCTGGCCAAGGCTTAATTGCCGCCGATGCGCTGGGGGCCTTGCAAAACCACTATCCTGACTGCTTTGCCACCCTCAGCTATCAAATTATCGAAACGTCAGACCAACTGCGGGCGGCCCAAGCGCAGCGCCTGTCGCATTGGGCTGGACGAGTCACCTGGCTAGAGTTAGAAAACATTCCCGACGACAGCATCACCGGCTGTTTTTTTACCAACGAACTGGTCGATGCCCTGCCTGTACACCAGGTCGTCACTACCGAATCAGGCCTAAAGGAGGTCTACGCTACCTTAGCCGAGGCCCCAAACGCCCCGGTCGTCGAAGTCTTCGATGTGCTATCAACGCCGCGTCTGGCCGACTACTTTGCCTTTGTGGGCATTGATTTAACCGACCCGCAGTACGCCCCCGGCTACCGCACCGAGGTGCATCTGGCCGCCCTCGACTGGATGAAAACCGTCGCTACCAAGCTGCATCGAGGCTACGTGCTCACCGTTGACTATGGCTACCCCGCCAGTCGCTACTACAGCCGCGCCCGTGCCCAGGGCACACTCCAGTGCTACTACCAGCACGCCCACCACGATAACCCCTACAGCCATCTGGGCTACCAAGACATTACCGCCCACGTTAACTTCACGGCGCTAGAACGCCAGGGTGAAAGCTGTGGTCTAGAGACTTTGGGAGCCACCCAGCAGGGCATGTTTCTGATGGCGCTGGGATTGGGCGATCGCCTGGCAGCCCTGGGCCAAATTCAAGCCAGCGACCCCGCCACCGTCAACCTCGCCATCCAGCGGCGCGACAAACTGCACCAGTTGATCAACCCTATGGGCCTGGGGAACTTTGTGGTGTTGGTACAGGGCAAGGGCCTAACCCCTGACGCCAAGGTGCTCAAGGGGCTGACGGTGCCGCCGCTGATGTAAGAAGTTTTAGCTGCCCTTCTGCCACTGGGCCAGGTCGGCGGGGGTGTTGAGATTGGTCAGCATGGCCTCTGTCTGAGCCGTCAGAGCAATTGGGGCCACTGTCTGCGTATTGAGCCAGGGCTGGAAGGATCGCCCTCCGGCGGCCACGTACCGCTGCAAATCGGCTAAGGCGCTGGTGCGGTAAAAGCCACACAGCGGTTCCCAGCGGCCCTGACGCTGGGGTAGGTAGGCCAACGCATCGGGGGAAAGTTTGGCCAGCTGATCGCGCCAGGTTTGCAGCACCGCCGCCGACACATTGGGCAGATCGCAGGCCAGCAGTAGCACCCACTCGGGGTTGATGGCTGGGTCTGTTTGTATTTGCTCAAGGGCTTGAACTAGGGCTACCACCGGGCCTGGGGGTTTCTGTGAAGGGTCTACCCCAGGGTTCTCAGAAATAAAGGTGACTGATGTTGCTACTAAGGGACGGTAGCGATCGCCCCAGGGCGTCACCACATAGACCGCCTCGGCACAGGCTGAGGCCACTCGACAGAGCCGCTCGATCAGGGTTTCTGCCCCTAGGGAAATCAGCGCTTTGTCGTGGCCCATACGGGAGCTGCGGCCCCCAGCCAAAATAATCGCAGCGAGAGCAACCAACGCTACCCCCTGGCGCCAACTGTAGTTCTCAATGTCATTCGCAATGTCATAGTTTGCTAGGGGCGACCTTAGCCTGGGCCACCCTGCGTAGGCGAGCGGCGTCGGCCTCAGCCAGCCCTTTAAAGAAATAGATCAGCCCGGTGAGAAAGGCTAGGGCCATATAAAACAGACGAATGCCCCAGCCCGCCCCCTCAAAAATCATCGAAAATACGCCGGGTTCAATGCCGCTAAAGCGGGTGAGTTCAGAGCGAAACCACTTTTGGTCTTCGGCCATGCGCTCTAGCTCGGCCACGGTGGCGGGCAGAATTGGCATTTGGGTGGTGGTGGTGTAGTAGCCCCAAAAGCCCTTACTGCTGCCCTGTTGCACCAGCGCCTGGTTGGCTAGGGTGGTAATTTGTTGGCGAGTTAGATCTGACTCGGCGGTAAGCTGGCTGAGCCACAGCTGGTGCCGCAGCCAGTAGCTGCTAAAAAACACCAGGGGTAAGGCTACCAGCAGGGCGATCGCCCGGAGACCGAGCGGGGTTTTGACCGACAGGTGGCGGGTGGCGCTACCCAGACCAAAGCCTAAAAACGCAAACAGCACAATGACGCTCAGCTCAGCAATTTCAAGGCTCTTGAGCCAGCCCCCGAGAATGGGCAGTGGATGTAAAAAGACCTCGGCGGCCCAGGTCACCAGAAACCGCGCCCCAATGACGGCGACGGTGACGGCAACAACTGTCAGCACATACTTAACAAGATTGTTAGACCTATTGGCTGTGGGGCGGGGGGTTGGCATGGTGACGGCTGGCCGAAAGAGTGGGGGCGGCGCTTCCCCTAATAATAATGACGTAGGGCGAAGGATCAGCGTTTGTCTAGAAAAGTCAATGTCTCTGGTCTGGCTGTAGGGTGCTTAAGGCCCCAAGCTGGTCGGGGGCAAAGCTGCCCTGTTCGGTGACGATCGCAGTAATCAGTCGCCCCGGCGTCATATCTGAAGCGGGGTTATAAAATTCTGCGCCATTGGGCGACGTCACCCGTTGGCCCCCCTGAAGCCCCCCTAGCCCATCGCCTAGCCGATAAATTTCTTCAGCAGGATGTTCTGAAATCGTGATTTTTTCTCCACTGGGTACCGAAAAATCTAGAGTTGAAACTGGGGCCGCCACCACAAAGGGAATGCCGTGGGCCTGGGCGATGAGGGCCAAACTGTAGGTGCCAATTTTGCTAATGGTGTCGCCATTGGCGGCAATGCGATCGGCCCCGGCCAGCACAGCGTGAATCAGCCCCCGCTGCATGCAGTGGGCGGCCATGCTGTCGGTAATCACCGTCACCGGAATGCCCTCCTGCACGCATTCCCACGCGGTGAGCCGCGAACCCTGAAAGGTGGGGCGAGTCTCGGCGGCATAGATCCGCTCTAGACGGCCTGCTTTCCACAGCGATCGCATAATGCCGAGCGAGGTGCCATAGCCCGAGGTAGCCAGCGCCCCGTGGTTACAGTGGGTGAGCAGGGTGAGCCTGGCTGGGCTCTGGGGCAGCACCTCAATGCCGCGATCGCCGATGGCTTGGCAGAGCCCAAAATCTTCGGCTTGAATGGCCTGGGCCTGGGCCAGCAATTGCGCCCTCACAGCTTCGATCGACTCGCTAGAGTGGTGGGCCACCGCTAGCATTTGGTCTACCGCCCACTGGAGATGGGCCTTATCGGGCCGGGTCTGCTTAAACTGGTCGCCGATCGCTTCAAGACGCTCCCAAAAGGCAATGGGGTCTTCGGTGTGAATCTCAGTGGCCCCCAGGTAGAGACCATAGGCCGCCGCAATGCCCATGGCAGAGCCACCCTGGACAATGCCCGATCGCAGCGATCGCACCACATCGTCACAGCGGCGAATCGACACAATGTTGTAGCGTTCCGGCAGCTGCCGCTGGTCGATCAGCACCAAATGATCGCCTTGCCAGAGCACCGGATAAACCTGGGTATCGCTAAGAGCCATCGTTGCGGTTGAAGAGAAAACAGCAGGAACAGCCAACTGTCCCATTACATTCAGCCATCACATTCAGTATGGAGGTTTCTTTGCCCCTGTCAATGCAGCCCTGACTCACCCTCGCCACCTCTGAACTGATCACGCTCAAGGGTTGGTTTAAGGGCATAAACAAAAAAATCAGGCTAAGCCAAGCTAAATTTGGCTTCAAAAGCCCGGTTTCTGTCTCCGGGTGGCTGTTCAAACCAGGGCGACTCTGGGAGAGTGATGCAGACGCAACGCTAAATTTTTCTATGGCTACTTGCTTGATTACGGGTGCAAATCGTGGCATTGGCTACGAGTATTGTCGGCAGCTTCAAGAGCGGGGCGATCGCGTCATTGCCGTCTGCCGCCAGCCCTCAGACGAGCTAAAAGATTTGGGGGTGCAGGTCGAAACGGGCATTGACATCACCGATGATGCTTCTGTGGCTGAGCTAGCCCAGCGGCTTGAGGGCACCCAGCTAGATGTGCTGATCAACAACGCCGGCATTTTAGAGCGCGTCACCCTAGACGATCTCGACTTTGACAGCATTCGGCAGCAGTTTGAGGTAAATGCGATCGGCCCGCTGCGGCTGACGGCGGCACTGCTGCCCCACCTGGGCGACGGGGCAAAGGTGGCGATTATGACTAGCCGCATGGGGTCGATTTCCGACAATACCTCCGGTGGCTCCTACGGCTACCGCATGTCGAAGGTGGCGCTGTCGATGGCGGGCAAGTCGCTGGCCCACGACCTCAAGCCCAAGGGCATTGCCGTGGCAATTTTGCACCCCGGCCTGGTGCAAACCCGCATGACCGGGTTTACCAACAGCGGCATTACCCCCGCCGAGTCGGTCAAGGGGCTGCTGGCCCGCATTGACGCGCTAACCCTAGAGAATTCCGGCACCTTCTGGCATTCAAATGGAGAAGTATTGCCCTGGTAGCAGGACATCAGGAGTTGGCCACACCCATCGTGCATCTCACCCCTTACCCCTTACCCTTCACCCTTCACCCTTCACCTCTTGACCCAGGGTTCATCCCAGGGGCCGCCGCCGACTTCTAGCCCAGCCTGGGTGCTAGTGGCCGAAAGAATCAGATCGAGCTGGCTGCCCCGCCGCTGCCAGAGTTTAAGGGTGAGGTCACCCAAGGCGGTGTCGCGGCAGCAGAAGATCATCCCCTTGTGGGTGGGGGCGCGGAGGGGGATACCCGGTAGGGTAGTGGTGCCAGTGACTTCGACGGCATAGTCGAGGCTGTCACAGCGCATTTGCCAGTCGCCCCAGGGAGTGATGTGCCAGGTGACGCGGGCATTCCAGGGTACAAACTCGTAGAATTTGCCGCCGTGGTGAACGCCGACCATGGCCACCGACTCCATCCAGCCCAGCACCTGGCGTCGGCCCCCCCCGGCGGTGAGGGCCAGGTCGGGTTCGCCCTCAAAGGCATTGCAGTTGAGCCAAAACCACTTCTGTGGAAACGATCGCCCCCAGTTTTTCTCGCTGTAGGCCGGGGCATTGGTAAATTCATGGCGCTGCCCCTGCCACTCTAGCCACCCGGTAGACAAGCCGTGGGCCATGAGAATTTGCCAGCCCGGCTCAAAGATTTGCAGGCTAGAGAGCAGCCCAGCGGTCGACTGCTGCGGGTGGCCACTGCTGCCCCAGCCGTAGACGGGGTCGGTGTGGTATTCCCAGGCGACGGGGCCATAGACGGGGTCGTTGAGATGGCCTTGGTGCCAGGTGGCGGTGACCTGGTAGCCCTCGGCGACCTGATCTTTGAATTCTGTAGCCGATAGCAGGCGTGGCTGGCTGGGCGATTCGCCGCGCCAGTGACCTAGCCCCAGCCCCTCAGGCCAGGCCCAAAATTTTTGCGGGTCGGGGAAGGTTCGGCAAAAGTAGCTGTCATCAGGCCCGAGGATTTGGGCTGTGCCGCCGCTGTGGGGCCGCCCTCCCACCGGATCTTCGATGGAGTACATGAAAGCAAAGGTCTGCCGGGTCTCGGGTAGGGTAAGGCGAAAGTACCAGCCCTCAAAGAAGCGGCTAGTTTGGCCATCCCAGTGGTAGCCGCTGTGGGGAGTCTGGAGGGGGTGAAGGGGCATGGTGGGTGGGGAAGTGAAGGAGTGGGGAAGTGAAGGGGTGGAGAAGTGAAGGAGTGGAGAAGTGAAGGAGTGGGGAAGTGAAGGGGTGGAGAAGTGAAGGAGTGGAGAAGTGAAGGGGTGGGGGAGTGCTTAGTTTTGAGTTTGAGTTGGGGGATCGAACGTTTGCTTGGGTATGCGCCCATACTCTAGAAAATAGTTTGGAACCTCAGGGTTTGCTGCCGCCTACAGGTGGATTTGCAGAACATAGGTTTAAACCGATGATCGGCCAATCCTTTCCGTGGGGTGAAGGGCGGCGGAACGCCATTCTCGATGGGGGTCTGGGGCCAGCGAAATGGCCCCAGCGGCAGATTTGGTTTCTATCCGATCGCTGTTGTCTGCCTCGCAGCCTAACGCTTAAGAATTAGCCTTGGGCAACTTCTGAAAAGCTTTTTTCCAATGGTGGGCAGTGCCCGCCCTACAGTAGCTACAGACACCAGATAAACGGAGATCTTCTGTTCTGGAAATCTCCTTAATCGTAAAAGGCTGCTCACTCTTCGACCCAGCGGGGAACATACTGCCAGCCATCGCGGATCTCATCTCGATAGCGCTGGTGGTTGGGCTGCTTTTCCTCAACTAGCTGCCAAAAGGCTTTGGAGTGGTTCATGTGGACGGTGTGGCACAGCTCGTGGACAAAGACATAGTGAACGAGGTCGGGGGGTAAGAACAACAGCTTGTAGTTAAGGCTGATGTTTTTGTCGCTAGAACAGCTAGCCCAGCGAGTCTTTTGCCCGCGAATAGATACCCGGCTAAAGGGCAGGTTGACCACAAAGCTCAGCTCGCGCAGCCAGGGGGCAAACTCGGCGCGAGCTTTGCGGCTGAGCCACTGACGCAGCAGGTCGGCGCAGGCGGCGCTGTTGTCGACGGGGCCGCGCAGTTGCAGGGTCTGGGGGCCGCTCTGGGTCATAGACAGGGTACGGGTGGAGGCGGGTTGGTAGTGAACCTCCCAGGTTTGGTGGCGCGATCGCACCTCGATCTGCCCCGGTTTTTCTTCAAAATGGTCGTCGGTGAGACCGGCGGTTTGGTGGGCCAGGCGCTGGCGCGATCGCCATAGCCAGTCGCGCCGCCGATAGATCAAGTCGGGCACCTGGGTCTGGTCAAACCCCACGGGCACCACAACTTCTACCTGGCCGTTGAGGTGCACCTTGAGCGAGACATGGCGGGCGCGGGCGCTTTCCCGAATATGGTATTCAGGCAGATCCGCTGGGGCGGCGGCAAAAAGCTGAAGCTGTTCAGACGAGTCAGCCATGGGCGGCAGAAACAGGGCAGTGGAAGGCTTTAGTCAAAACCCAAGGGATAGCTCACTGGAGAACTACAGATCTTGAACTAGGGCAGCCTGTTCTATCCTACGGTGCTCTAGAAAAGAGAGCAAAATTTGCTGGTGGGGCGCTCCGATGGGGCGTTCTTCGCTGGCGCGGGCCGAGTAGCGTTTGCCCTGGTGAATATCGGCGACGCTCCACAGGCCCAGGTCTAGACCTTCGCTCAGCACCAGGCTAGCGACAGGCACCACCAGCGGACCGTGGTAGACGTGGCGCACAACCGTTTCGTCTTCTATCCGCTCAAACAGCTCTAGCTGAGGCGCATCGTAGCCAATTTCTTCGCGTAGCTCGCGGTACACCGCGTCGTCGGGCGATTCACCCGGCTCGAGGTGGCCCCCAAAGAAGGCCCAATGACCGGGCCAGATAATGGTGGGGATGTCGTCACGCAGCTGGAGCAAGAACTGGTCGCCCTGATAGAGAATGGCGATCGCCACCTCAGGCTTAGCAGACTTGTCGCTCATAGCTTCTCAGCCTTGAGGGCAGCCCCAATTAGCCCCACCTGGGGGTTGAGCACCAAGTGCACGGGCACCCGGTCGAGTAGCGAACTGACCCGGCCCTTGTGGGTAAAGGCATCTAAAAACTGCCCCGCTGTCATCAGGGTGAGGTTTTTGGCGGCGATGCCTCCCGCAACATACAGCCCGCCGTAGGGCAGCAGCTTCAGGGCCAGGTTGCCCGCCTCGGCCCCGTAGGCTGACACAAAAATTTCCATGGCTTTCTGGCAGATGCGATCGCGGCCCTCGGCGGCGGCTATGGCAATCACGGCGGCGGGGTCGACGGTCTTAGTCGACCGGCCAGTCTGGCGTTCCCAGGTGGTGATGGCTTCGGCAATCTCGGGGGTTTCGTGGGCAAACTCGCGATCGCGCAAAAACTGGTAGATCGCCACAATCCCCTGGCCCGACACCACCCGTTCTACCGACACCCGCGAGATCTGGTGCTTGTCGAGCAGGTAGCGCATCAGCTGAAACTCTAGCTCTGAGCGGGGGGCAAAATCGGCGTGGCCCCCCTCCGACGGAAACACCAGGGGTCGCCCCGCCCGGCAGAGGGCAAACCCCTGCCCCAGCCCGGTGCCCGCACCGATGATCGCCACCGGGGCACTGTCGTCGGGGTCGCCCGCTTGCAGGGTGTGAAGGTCTTCGGCGGCGAGGCCAAACACGCCATAGCCGACCGCTTCAAAGTCGTTAATCAGTTCGACCCGATCGAGGCCGAGTTCGGCCTGGAGGCGATCGCCTTCGAGCGACCAGGCCAAATTGGTCAGGCTAGAGGTGTTGTCGACCACCGGCCCAGCGATGGCAAAGCAGGCCCGCTGGGGCGGATGGCTGGCCCCCATCGCTTCAGTGCTCTGGTGTAAGAATTCTTTCACCATGGGCACCAGGTCGGGGTAGGCCTGGCTAGAGTAGGTGTGCTCAAAAGCGGTCTTCAGAATGACCTGATCTGAAGACTTGAGCGTGCTGGCCTCAACTAGGCGCAGGATGGTTTTGGTGCCGCCAATGTCACCGGCAAGCAGATAAGTCATAGCTGGGGCGTTCTAATGGGCTAACAAGGGTAGGGGTAGTTCCTGGTTTAGCTTACCGCTGCGAAAGCCCTCTAGATCGAGGGTGACGTAGGTGAAACCGTAGTCTTGCAGCGCCTTTACTAGAGCTTCAAGATCGGTGGTGGCGACAAAATCTTTAATATTTTCTACGGGTACTTCGATGCGGGCAGTGTCTGCCTGCGATCGCACCCTGAGCTGTCGCAGCCCCAAATGACGCAGGTATAGCTCAGCTTGGCCCACCCGCCGCAGCTTGTCTAGCGTGATGGCTTCGCCATAGGGAAAGCGCGAGCTGAGGCAGGGCTGCGCCGGTTTATCCCACCAGGGCATACCCAGCAGGCGCGAAATCTCGCGCACCTCAAACTTGGTAATGCCCACTTCGGCTAAGGGCGACCTGGCCCCTCGCTCTTTCGCGGCCTGAATGCCGGGGCGGTAGTCGCCCAGGTCATCGGCGTTGACGCCATCGACTACGTAGGGGTAGCCCCGATCTAGGGCCAGAGGCTTGAGGGTGTCATGTAGCTCGCTCTTGCAGAAGTAGCAGCGGTTGACCGGGTTGGCGGCGTAGTTGGGGTTGTCGAGTTCGTGGGTGGCAACAATTTCGTGGGCAATGCCGATCGCTGCCGCCTGCACCTGGGCTTCTTCCAAATCGGCGGGCATCAGCGAGGGCGAGTTGGCGGTGACGGCCAGGGCGCGATCGCCCAGCACGTCGTAGGCGACCTTGGCCACCAGGGTGCTGTCGATGCCGCCCGAATAGGCAATCAGCGCCCGATCCATCGCGGCAAACAGGGCTTTGAGCTGGTCTAGTTTTTGCGACACCATGGTTGACATGAACAATTGAGACACTACGATTTCAGAAGCTTGCTTTAAGGGTTGAGTCGGTAGTTCTAATTCATTAGACTGCCCACAGATGCTTGGGCAAACAGCTCGTCACTCATTGGCAATGGCGTCTAGACATACTCTCGTCACGCGATCGCCGTTGGCACGACCCCTCCATCTTATCGCGCAGGTGATGGATGCCTACGCTACTGGGGAACCCAGGCCGCAGGGCGGCGGGCAGGGAAAAGTGGCGGAAACCATCAGAATTCGTATGGTTCAGACTACCGTCTCCCGACAGGCAATAGTGCGGGCCTCGGCGGATAGCTGCGCCTGGGCATGCCCCCGGCTATAGGCATAGGCGCACCATACATCTAGAAGCGTCATGACCAGGTCGAGCTTGGTGCCCTGGCCACTCAGCAGCTTGTTAGCGGTCTGAGGTAGTTCTTCGAACCCCCACCATCGCAGGCGGCAGCGCAACTCTTGCCCAGTGAGCGGGCGCAAAAGACTTGTCCCATGCAGGTCGTGCAGATAGCGGTTAGCGCAGCCGTAGCGATACCACTGGCTGTACAGTCCCCTAAGCGTGTTGCGGTGGTGATGGTAGAGCACCGCATCGGCGGCGTGTACCAGTTGCCAGGGCGTTTCTTGCTGAATGCGCCAGCAGAAATCGGCGTCGCCGCCCGTAGTCAGATGGGGCCGAAAGTATCCCACTGTACTCAGTATTTCCGCCCGAACCGCCAGGTTGGCCGTCTGGCCGTAGGGTAAAAATG is a genomic window of Nodosilinea sp. E11 containing:
- the larE gene encoding ATP-dependent sacrificial sulfur transferase LarE, with protein sequence MVSQKLDQLKALFAAMDRALIAYSGGIDSTLVAKVAYDVLGDRALAVTANSPSLMPADLEEAQVQAAAIGIAHEIVATHELDNPNYAANPVNRCYFCKSELHDTLKPLALDRGYPYVVDGVNADDLGDYRPGIQAAKERGARSPLAEVGITKFEVREISRLLGMPWWDKPAQPCLSSRFPYGEAITLDKLRRVGQAELYLRHLGLRQLRVRSQADTARIEVPVENIKDFVATTDLEALVKALQDYGFTYVTLDLEGFRSGKLNQELPLPLLAH